A genomic stretch from Natranaerobius trueperi includes:
- a CDS encoding RNA-binding protein produces MEDDKHKILNHYTHPVDKETASKVYDKANKVFEQQKLEITDFLDPHQVDIAERIINSFADISAVFHGGFDSSERKKVGIFPKVWNITEKDLGIEVLEIQVRFEFEKVSHRDVLGAVLGLGLKREKIGDIQLFMENNKVFLAVDREISQFICDNLVQIKNTSVSIYVADDELKLPKEEFTKEITGTVSSLRLDAVSSIGFGASRSKMNQLIKAERVKINWKPTSDPKTTVNTCDVISLRGKGRVEVAEVGGKSRKGRRHVRLRRYK; encoded by the coding sequence ATGGAAGATGATAAACATAAAATTTTAAACCATTATACCCATCCTGTTGATAAAGAAACTGCAAGTAAAGTATATGATAAGGCAAATAAGGTTTTTGAGCAGCAAAAATTAGAAATCACTGATTTTTTGGATCCACATCAAGTGGATATTGCTGAGAGAATCATTAATAGCTTTGCAGATATTTCTGCAGTATTTCATGGAGGGTTTGATAGTAGTGAACGTAAAAAAGTAGGGATTTTTCCAAAAGTATGGAATATTACAGAAAAAGATCTAGGAATAGAAGTTTTGGAGATACAAGTTCGGTTTGAGTTTGAAAAGGTTTCACACAGGGATGTATTAGGAGCAGTATTAGGTCTAGGTTTAAAAAGAGAAAAAATCGGTGATATTCAGTTGTTTATGGAAAATAATAAAGTTTTTTTAGCTGTTGATAGAGAGATCTCACAATTTATATGTGATAATCTAGTTCAAATTAAGAATACAAGTGTATCAATTTATGTTGCTGATGATGAGTTAAAACTACCTAAGGAAGAATTTACAAAAGAAATAACAGGTACAGTATCAAGTTTAAGGTTAGATGCAGTTTCAAGTATAGGATTTGGAGCATCAAGAAGTAAAATGAATCAACTTATAAAAGCAGAAAGAGTAAAAATTAATTGGAAACCAACATCTGATCCTAAAACTACTGTAAACACCTGTGATGTTATTTCACTTCGAGGAAAGGGAAGGGTTGAAGTAGCAGAAGTTGGCGGGAAAAGTCGAAAAGGAAGGAGGCATGTCAGATTAAGACGCTATAAATAA
- a CDS encoding Rqc2 family fibronectin-binding protein produces MPIDGFFIKGLVSELKQIENGRIDRIHQPTKNSLKIQIYSKSGKKTLLLSANSKSSSVHFTNKSMENPPTPPPFCMLLRKFLIGGKITNISQYENDRIIDFHIKRTDEFDLTKEFMLPCELTGKHSNIVIVNKGTNRILDGIKRIQRELSDEREIIPGVLFERPPKQNKLNPFDITNNELKKLLQNTSIEDDYEKIFFENFQGVSPLLSKKIVKKSGFFSTQDYNDLISYWSSTKEKLMSQNYTPILIKDEKFDEIKDIYWDKSLFDNVKTIEYSSLNDATDDYFYYKERKELTHQLQTNLKKKVNQALKKAKKKFKKQKKEYENSEEGSIYKIYGELLSANYHLLANAHSNEVSVYNFYQDPPEEISIPIDSSKTPGENIENYFNKFKKSTNRVEKLGKEIKITKNEIKYLEGLVFQIDEAKTLEELETIKLEAIQEGYIKREKTQKKKKETQKDDYIRYYSQDGYLILVGKNNKQNDSLTLKETSKNDIWLHTKEIAGSHVIIKGNNIPESTLSEAANIAAYHSKARHSENVPVDYTYVKHVRKPKGAKPGMVFYENYKTIYANPYELEQNES; encoded by the coding sequence ATGCCAATTGATGGTTTCTTTATAAAAGGTTTAGTATCAGAGCTTAAGCAAATAGAAAATGGTCGCATTGATCGAATTCACCAACCTACGAAAAATTCCCTAAAGATACAAATCTATAGTAAATCTGGAAAAAAGACATTATTATTAAGTGCAAATTCTAAATCTAGCAGTGTACATTTTACTAATAAATCTATGGAGAACCCACCAACTCCACCACCATTTTGTATGTTATTAAGGAAATTTTTAATTGGAGGTAAAATAACTAATATATCTCAATATGAAAATGATCGTATCATAGACTTTCATATAAAAAGAACCGATGAGTTTGATCTAACTAAAGAATTTATGTTGCCATGTGAACTGACTGGAAAGCACAGTAACATAGTTATAGTTAATAAAGGTACAAATCGAATTCTAGATGGAATTAAGCGAATTCAACGAGAACTCTCTGATGAAAGAGAAATTATTCCTGGAGTGCTGTTTGAAAGACCACCAAAGCAAAACAAACTAAATCCTTTTGATATAACTAATAATGAGCTTAAAAAACTTCTACAAAACACTTCTATCGAAGATGATTATGAAAAAATATTTTTTGAGAACTTTCAAGGTGTTAGTCCTCTTCTCTCAAAAAAAATAGTTAAAAAAAGTGGTTTTTTTAGTACTCAAGATTATAATGACCTTATTTCATACTGGAGTTCTACTAAAGAAAAGTTAATGTCACAAAATTACACTCCGATTCTGATAAAAGATGAAAAATTTGATGAAATAAAGGACATCTATTGGGATAAAAGTCTATTTGATAATGTTAAAACAATTGAATATAGCTCATTAAATGATGCAACCGATGATTATTTTTACTATAAGGAACGAAAAGAACTTACACATCAATTACAAACAAATTTAAAAAAGAAAGTAAACCAAGCATTAAAAAAGGCAAAAAAGAAATTTAAAAAACAAAAGAAGGAATATGAGAATTCGGAAGAAGGAAGTATATATAAAATTTATGGTGAGCTACTCAGTGCTAATTATCACCTATTAGCAAATGCCCATAGTAATGAGGTTTCAGTGTATAATTTCTATCAAGATCCACCTGAAGAGATAAGTATTCCTATTGATTCAAGCAAAACACCTGGAGAAAATATTGAAAATTACTTTAATAAATTTAAAAAAAGCACAAATAGAGTAGAAAAATTGGGTAAAGAAATAAAAATTACTAAAAATGAAATCAAATACCTTGAAGGATTAGTTTTTCAAATCGATGAAGCTAAAACATTAGAAGAGTTAGAAACTATTAAATTAGAAGCTATTCAGGAAGGCTATATTAAAAGAGAAAAAACACAAAAGAAAAAGAAAGAAACACAAAAAGATGACTATATTCGTTATTACTCTCAGGATGGTTATTTAATATTAGTAGGTAAAAACAACAAACAAAATGACTCTCTAACTTTAAAAGAAACTTCTAAAAATGATATTTGGTTACACACTAAAGAAATAGCAGGTTCACACGTAATTATTAAAGGTAACAATATACCAGAGAGTACTTTAAGTGAAGCAGCTAATATAGCTGCTTATCATTCAAAAGCAAGACATTCTGAAAATGTCCCAGTTGATTATACCTATGTTAAACATGTCAGAAAGCCAAAAGGTGCTAAACCTGGTATGGTATTTTACGAGAATTACAAAACTATCTATGCAAACCCTTATGAATTAGAACAAAATGAGAGCTAA
- a CDS encoding YggS family pyridoxal phosphate-dependent enzyme, which translates to MTNIECIKYNLSDIKHCISEAAKKAGTSENDIKMVAVTKYANLDQMNKLLDLGVTDLGENKVQTAVPKIEKLGDQVNWHFVGHLQSNKVKYLINYVDLIHSLDRKSLAKELDKRAKKDDIYVDALVQVNIAQDESKYGISPDQVTPFIDKTMNSYPNINIRGLMTMTPYYPDPEEIRPYYVKMTELFRKIKDEFEIDDFKYLSMGMSHDFPIAIEEGANLVRIGRAFFKSREEGN; encoded by the coding sequence ATGACTAATATAGAATGTATTAAATATAACTTGTCTGATATTAAACATTGTATATCTGAAGCTGCGAAAAAAGCAGGAACTTCAGAAAATGATATCAAAATGGTAGCAGTTACTAAATATGCTAATTTAGATCAGATGAATAAACTACTTGACTTAGGTGTTACAGATCTAGGTGAAAATAAAGTACAAACTGCAGTACCGAAAATTGAGAAATTAGGTGATCAAGTGAACTGGCATTTTGTTGGACATCTTCAAAGTAATAAAGTGAAATATTTAATTAATTATGTAGACTTAATTCATTCCTTAGATAGGAAATCACTAGCTAAAGAGTTAGATAAGCGAGCTAAGAAAGATGATATTTATGTTGATGCCTTAGTTCAAGTTAACATAGCACAAGATGAATCAAAATATGGTATTTCACCTGATCAAGTTACACCTTTTATAGATAAAACTATGAACAGTTATCCTAACATTAATATACGAGGATTAATGACAATGACTCCATACTATCCAGATCCAGAAGAAATACGGCCATATTATGTTAAAATGACTGAATTATTTAGAAAAATTAAAGATGAGTTTGAAATTGATGACTTTAAGTACTTATCTATGGGAATGTCACATGATTTCCCAATAGCTATAGAGGAAGGGGCTAATCTTGTGAGAATTGGACGTGCTTTTTTCAAATCTAGAGAGGAGGGGAATTAA
- a CDS encoding YggT family protein produces MFVTRIFGFLFQIIYTLLILRVIFSFLKPDPFRYRTLFNANKFIFKITEPFLSPIRNLVSPITVGGGGYIDLSPLIALLILNLLQRILFSFSYLL; encoded by the coding sequence TTGTTTGTAACAAGAATATTCGGTTTTTTATTTCAAATAATATATACTTTACTAATTTTACGAGTTATTTTCTCTTTTTTAAAACCAGACCCTTTTAGGTATCGGACTCTTTTTAACGCAAATAAATTTATATTTAAAATAACAGAACCTTTTTTATCTCCAATCCGAAATTTAGTGTCGCCAATAACTGTTGGAGGTGGAGGATATATTGATCTTTCACCATTAATTGCTTTATTGATATTAAATTTATTACAGCGTATATTGTTTAGTTTTAGTTATTTACTTTAG
- the ileS gene encoding isoleucine--tRNA ligase — translation MSYKDTLNLPKTDFPMKAKLPQREPEILSKWEQENIYNKVLEHKKGKPKYVLHDGPPYANGDIHMGHALNKVLKDIVVKFKTMQGYDSPYVPGWDTHGLPIEHQITKKKKVNRKKLSNVEFRRKCREYALKYVDIQREQFKRLGVRGDWENPYLTLSPEFEAEQVKLFGKMAQEGYIYKGKKPVYWCTDCETALAEAEVEYQDKRSPSIYVGFTIKDGKGKLKEEEVEVMIWTTTPWTIPANMAISLHPEFKYSLVEVEERKYLLASELVEDVMEKIQVSDYEIKEEFLGEELEGLKCQHPLFERESLLILGDHVTLEQGTGCVHTAPGHGQEDYEISKKYDLEVFSPINESGVFTDEAGQFAGLYYDKANKAVTKALEEKGYLLSLSFVTHQYPGCWRCKKSVIFRATEQWFASVDGFRKQALDSINDVKWVPEWGEERIRNMVNNRDDWCISRQRVWGVPIPIFYCKDCGKELITEESISIVADLFGKEGSDAWFEKEADEILSDEIKCECGHENFTKETDIMDVWFDSGSTHKAVCEQREELTWPVDLYLEGSDQYRGWFQSSLLTAVATKGNSPYRTVLTNGWVVDGEGKKMSKSMGNVIAPKEIIDRFGSDILRLWVASSEFKHDVRVSENILKQITEGYRKIRNTARFILGNLHDFEPETDQVPYDELQDVDRYILSRLQHVIKEATKSYDKFDFHEFYHMVHNFCVVELSQFYLDVIKDRIYTMPENSTERKAGQTTMYYILDALVRLLAPVLTFTSEEIWSHMPGENKESVQLADWPQVNEKFVDHKLEEQWEYFLEFRKEVAKALESVRRDKKIGSPLEAKVKIYAPEEKQEKLQPFSKSLAELFIVSQGELNEEDSANEDEIKEALLVETTEDGVTIVIENAEGEKCPRCWNYHSMISEDGELCPRCDSVISED, via the coding sequence ATGAGTTACAAAGATACTTTAAACTTACCTAAAACAGATTTTCCAATGAAAGCTAAATTACCACAGCGAGAGCCTGAAATTCTTAGTAAATGGGAACAAGAAAATATTTACAATAAAGTATTAGAACATAAAAAAGGTAAACCTAAATATGTGTTACATGATGGACCTCCATATGCAAATGGTGATATCCATATGGGGCATGCATTAAATAAAGTATTAAAAGATATAGTAGTTAAGTTTAAAACAATGCAAGGTTATGATTCACCTTATGTACCCGGTTGGGATACTCATGGACTTCCTATTGAACACCAGATTACAAAAAAGAAGAAAGTTAACCGTAAAAAACTTTCAAATGTCGAATTTAGAAGAAAGTGTCGTGAATACGCGTTAAAATATGTTGATATTCAACGAGAACAGTTTAAGCGTCTAGGTGTACGTGGAGACTGGGAAAATCCTTATTTAACTCTTTCTCCAGAATTTGAAGCAGAACAGGTCAAATTATTTGGTAAAATGGCGCAGGAGGGTTATATTTACAAAGGTAAAAAACCAGTCTATTGGTGTACTGATTGTGAAACAGCTTTAGCGGAAGCAGAGGTGGAATACCAAGACAAACGATCTCCATCAATTTATGTTGGTTTTACTATCAAAGATGGAAAAGGAAAGCTTAAAGAAGAAGAAGTTGAGGTAATGATCTGGACTACAACTCCTTGGACAATTCCAGCAAATATGGCGATATCTTTACATCCTGAATTCAAGTATTCTCTTGTAGAAGTAGAAGAGAGAAAATATCTGCTTGCCTCAGAATTAGTTGAAGATGTAATGGAAAAAATTCAAGTATCAGACTATGAAATAAAAGAAGAATTTTTAGGTGAAGAACTTGAAGGATTAAAATGTCAGCATCCTCTGTTTGAGCGTGAATCATTATTAATCCTAGGTGATCATGTAACATTAGAACAAGGTACTGGTTGTGTTCATACAGCTCCTGGACATGGGCAAGAGGACTATGAAATAAGTAAAAAGTATGATTTAGAGGTGTTTTCACCAATTAATGAAAGTGGAGTATTTACAGATGAGGCCGGACAATTTGCTGGACTGTATTATGACAAAGCTAATAAAGCTGTTACGAAAGCTCTAGAAGAAAAAGGTTATTTATTATCCCTTAGCTTTGTTACACACCAATATCCAGGTTGTTGGCGTTGTAAAAAATCAGTTATCTTTCGTGCAACAGAGCAATGGTTTGCGTCTGTAGATGGATTTAGAAAACAAGCTTTAGATTCTATAAATGACGTTAAGTGGGTACCTGAATGGGGAGAAGAAAGAATAAGAAATATGGTTAATAACCGAGATGACTGGTGTATTTCAAGACAACGTGTTTGGGGAGTACCTATTCCGATTTTTTACTGTAAAGATTGTGGTAAAGAGCTTATTACAGAAGAAAGTATTTCTATTGTTGCTGATCTCTTTGGTAAAGAAGGTTCTGATGCCTGGTTCGAAAAAGAAGCTGATGAAATTTTATCAGATGAAATTAAATGTGAGTGTGGACATGAGAATTTTACAAAAGAAACAGATATAATGGATGTTTGGTTTGACTCTGGCTCAACTCATAAAGCAGTTTGTGAACAGCGTGAAGAACTTACATGGCCTGTTGACCTTTATTTAGAAGGAAGTGACCAATATCGTGGTTGGTTCCAGTCATCACTACTTACGGCTGTAGCAACTAAAGGTAATTCACCTTATCGCACAGTTCTAACTAATGGCTGGGTAGTTGATGGAGAAGGTAAGAAGATGAGTAAATCTATGGGTAATGTAATAGCACCTAAAGAAATTATTGATAGGTTTGGATCTGATATACTCAGACTTTGGGTTGCTTCAAGTGAATTCAAGCATGATGTTAGAGTTTCAGAGAACATTTTAAAACAAATAACAGAAGGCTATCGAAAAATCAGAAATACAGCTAGATTTATCTTAGGTAATTTACACGATTTTGAGCCAGAAACTGATCAGGTTCCATATGATGAGTTACAAGATGTTGATCGATATATTTTATCTCGATTGCAACATGTGATTAAAGAAGCAACAAAATCATATGATAAATTTGATTTCCATGAATTTTATCATATGGTGCATAACTTTTGTGTAGTTGAGTTAAGTCAATTTTATTTAGATGTCATAAAAGATCGAATTTATACTATGCCTGAAAACTCAACTGAACGAAAAGCAGGACAAACTACAATGTATTATATTTTAGATGCTCTTGTTCGATTACTAGCACCTGTATTAACATTTACGAGTGAAGAAATTTGGTCACATATGCCAGGTGAAAATAAAGAGTCAGTGCAATTAGCTGATTGGCCTCAAGTGAATGAAAAGTTTGTTGATCATAAATTAGAAGAGCAATGGGAATATTTCTTAGAATTTAGAAAAGAAGTAGCAAAAGCATTAGAGAGTGTAAGAAGAGACAAAAAAATTGGTAGTCCTTTAGAGGCTAAAGTTAAGATTTATGCACCTGAAGAAAAACAAGAGAAATTACAGCCTTTTTCAAAAAGCCTTGCTGAACTCTTTATTGTATCTCAAGGAGAGCTAAACGAAGAGGATTCGGCTAATGAAGATGAAATAAAAGAAGCATTATTAGTAGAAACTACAGAAGATGGAGTAACTATTGTTATTGAAAATGCTGAAGGAGAAAAATGTCCACGTTGTTGGAACTATCATAGTATGATATCAGAAGATGGAGAACTTTGTCCTAGATGTGATTCAGTTATATCTGAAGACTAG
- a CDS encoding DUF5665 domain-containing protein, producing the protein MKNNDNKLQEKLVEQTAELLDKLERFKLSEYMQLLNSPIRFFWINFLGGVARGLGFSVGVTILGALLIYFLQQLVVLNLPVIGDFIAEIVKIVQKHL; encoded by the coding sequence ATGAAAAATAACGATAATAAATTACAAGAAAAACTGGTTGAACAAACCGCTGAACTTTTAGATAAATTAGAAAGATTTAAATTATCAGAATATATGCAATTGCTAAATAGTCCAATTCGTTTTTTTTGGATTAACTTTTTAGGGGGAGTAGCTCGAGGTTTAGGATTTTCAGTTGGTGTAACTATTTTAGGTGCTCTTTTAATCTACTTTTTACAACAATTGGTTGTATTAAATCTTCCTGTTATCGGAGATTTTATAGCAGAGATTGTAAAAATAGTACAAAAACATCTCTAA
- a CDS encoding RluA family pseudouridine synthase — protein sequence MEETKFQCQQEDSQKRLDLIISERVSQLSRSKAKELIIKELVQVNGHHKKPRYEVKTGDEIIVNFETCADDINVKPENIPIDIVYEDEDVLVVNKERGMVVHPGAGNHQGTLVNALLFHCENLSEGTSKERPGIVHRLDKDTSGLLVVAKNDYVHQILSRDLQNRDIKRTYLALVSGNFPNDKATIDLPIARDSRNRKKMSVQPSGKRAVTRVRVLNSFSNMTLLKIQLETGRTHQIRVHMSHLGYPLVGDPVYGTSKSLTQQIEGQALHSFSLSFNHPKYEREMFFRAPLPNDMKDILKEAKKAT from the coding sequence TTGGAGGAAACTAAGTTTCAATGTCAACAAGAAGATAGTCAAAAAAGACTAGACCTTATTATTAGTGAACGAGTTTCACAACTTAGTAGATCAAAAGCAAAGGAATTGATTATAAAAGAATTAGTTCAGGTTAATGGTCACCATAAAAAACCTAGATATGAAGTGAAAACCGGTGATGAAATCATAGTTAACTTTGAGACGTGTGCTGATGATATAAATGTGAAACCAGAGAATATACCAATTGATATAGTTTATGAAGATGAAGATGTGTTAGTTGTCAATAAAGAAAGAGGTATGGTAGTTCATCCAGGCGCAGGTAATCATCAAGGGACATTAGTAAATGCTCTTTTATTTCATTGTGAAAACCTTTCTGAGGGGACATCAAAAGAACGTCCAGGAATAGTCCATAGATTAGATAAAGACACCTCTGGATTATTGGTAGTTGCAAAAAATGACTATGTACATCAAATATTATCTAGAGACCTGCAAAACCGTGATATTAAAAGAACTTATTTAGCTCTAGTATCTGGAAATTTTCCAAATGATAAAGCAACAATTGATCTACCAATAGCTAGAGATAGCAGAAATAGAAAAAAGATGTCTGTACAACCAAGTGGTAAAAGAGCAGTAACACGTGTTAGAGTTTTGAATAGTTTTTCAAATATGACTCTTTTAAAAATACAGTTAGAGACCGGTAGGACTCATCAAATTAGAGTGCATATGAGTCATTTAGGTTATCCTTTAGTAGGTGATCCTGTATATGGAACTAGTAAATCGTTAACACAACAAATAGAAGGACAGGCACTACATTCCTTTTCATTAAGCTTTAATCACCCTAAATATGAAAGGGAAATGTTTTTTAGAGCCCCGTTACCTAACGACATGAAAGATATATTAAAAGAAGCTAAAAAAGCCACCTAA
- the lspA gene encoding signal peptidase II, which produces MGLFILIFLIIAIDQISKWYIKTNMELGQSIPIIDNVFHLTYSVNPGAAFGILAHRTTFFIIMTIGLLLVILYLFYKLNDNYKLVKFALALQFGGAVGNLIDRIRTGYVVDFFDFRVWPIFNVADVAIVMGVSILVYFILFSYKETDDLF; this is translated from the coding sequence GTGGGGCTTTTCATTTTGATTTTTTTAATTATAGCTATTGATCAGATTAGTAAATGGTATATTAAAACAAATATGGAATTAGGTCAGAGTATTCCAATTATTGATAATGTTTTTCATCTTACATATTCAGTTAATCCAGGAGCAGCATTTGGAATTTTAGCCCATAGAACTACTTTTTTCATTATAATGACAATAGGTTTACTACTAGTAATTCTTTATCTTTTTTATAAGCTAAATGATAATTATAAGCTTGTAAAATTCGCTTTAGCACTTCAGTTTGGTGGTGCTGTTGGTAATTTAATAGATAGAATTAGAACAGGTTATGTGGTGGATTTCTTTGATTTTAGAGTGTGGCCGATTTTTAATGTTGCTGATGTAGCTATTGTAATGGGTGTATCGATTTTAGTATATTTTATACTTTTTTCTTATAAAGAGACAGATGACTTGTTTTAA
- a CDS encoding cell division protein SepF, translating into MSFFEKMLVFLGLAEETEEEIIEEEETEPVRETSERNKKKKVARKNKDNQVVPLHKASNQHNIKVFLLAPKKYDEAQMVGKYLKNGFPVIVNLENLEVETAKQLIDFVSGTVFALDGNLHKIGQNIFLFSPPNIEIEGEISSINSEYELEQKYNEE; encoded by the coding sequence ATGAGTTTTTTTGAAAAAATGTTAGTATTTTTAGGTCTAGCAGAAGAAACTGAAGAAGAAATTATTGAAGAAGAAGAAACTGAACCAGTTCGAGAAACTTCAGAAAGAAACAAAAAGAAGAAGGTTGCTAGAAAGAATAAAGATAATCAGGTAGTACCGTTACACAAAGCATCTAACCAACATAATATTAAAGTCTTTTTATTAGCCCCTAAAAAGTATGATGAAGCTCAAATGGTTGGTAAGTATCTTAAAAATGGATTCCCAGTTATAGTTAACTTAGAAAATTTAGAAGTCGAAACAGCTAAACAGCTTATTGATTTCGTAAGTGGGACGGTATTTGCTCTTGATGGCAACCTACATAAAATAGGTCAAAATATCTTCTTATTTTCACCACCAAATATAGAAATTGAAGGTGAAATAAGTTCTATTAATAGTGAGTATGAACTTGAGCAAAAGTATAACGAGGAATAA
- a CDS encoding DivIVA domain-containing protein — MTLTPLDIHNKEFSKGIRGYNPDEVNEFLDQVVKDYESIIKKNIELKDEVEKLNNKIEHYQKMEETLHNAIIVAQETAEEVKESAQKEAELIKREAESDANKKIEEANNQVSRIKSEIEELKKQEKTYKARFKSMLETQLELLESDNLQENDVDYQEDYSVETADSNEFTSEEQGDS; from the coding sequence ATGACTTTAACTCCTTTAGATATACATAATAAAGAATTTTCCAAAGGTATCCGTGGTTATAATCCAGATGAAGTTAATGAGTTTTTAGATCAAGTAGTAAAAGATTACGAAAGTATAATTAAGAAAAATATAGAACTAAAAGATGAGGTAGAGAAATTAAATAATAAAATAGAACATTATCAAAAAATGGAAGAAACTTTGCATAATGCAATAATTGTAGCTCAAGAAACTGCAGAGGAAGTAAAGGAAAGTGCACAAAAAGAAGCAGAGTTAATTAAACGTGAAGCTGAGAGCGATGCAAATAAGAAAATTGAAGAAGCTAATAACCAAGTTAGTAGAATAAAATCTGAAATAGAAGAACTTAAAAAACAAGAAAAAACATATAAAGCTCGATTTAAGTCGATGTTAGAGACACAGCTAGAATTACTAGAATCAGATAATTTGCAAGAGAATGATGTTGATTATCAGGAGGATTATTCAGTAGAAACAGCTGACTCTAATGAATTTACTAGTGAGGAACAAGGTGACTCTTAA
- a CDS encoding TraR/DksA C4-type zinc finger protein, with protein sequence MTDRELKYFENQLLNLKEKLKNQYEDNTERQEELRETTSELSSHDNHPGDLASEQYEMEKDITMSNVNRERLQEVNRALDKIESGEYGSCECCDEEISLERLETVPYTRYCVECAQDQEQDSKDFPYFEDETHIEQMRTTNDPNNYTYFDKEDTWQKLERMGSADETEEDYDFPQEAHGSVDKIDSFSTEDPEMQDPNIDPMRFKKRKRYRRRREE encoded by the coding sequence ATGACAGATCGAGAATTAAAATATTTCGAAAATCAATTATTAAATTTAAAAGAGAAGCTTAAAAACCAATATGAAGATAATACAGAACGTCAAGAAGAATTGAGAGAGACAACTTCAGAACTTTCTAGTCATGATAATCACCCAGGTGATCTAGCATCAGAACAATATGAGATGGAAAAAGATATAACTATGTCTAATGTTAATAGAGAAAGGTTACAGGAAGTTAATAGAGCATTAGATAAGATAGAGTCAGGTGAATATGGTAGTTGTGAATGTTGTGATGAAGAGATATCTCTAGAAAGATTAGAGACAGTACCATATACTAGATATTGTGTTGAATGTGCACAAGATCAAGAGCAAGATAGCAAAGATTTTCCTTACTTTGAAGATGAAACCCATATAGAACAAATGAGAACTACAAATGATCCAAATAACTATACATATTTTGATAAAGAGGATACATGGCAGAAATTAGAAAGAATGGGTAGTGCCGACGAAACAGAAGAGGATTATGATTTCCCACAAGAAGCTCATGGGTCGGTCGATAAGATAGATAGTTTTTCTACTGAAGATCCTGAAATGCAAGATCCTAATATTGATCCTATGAGATTTAAAAAGAGAAAGAGATATAGGAGGCGTAGAGAAGAATAA